In one Scyliorhinus canicula chromosome 3, sScyCan1.1, whole genome shotgun sequence genomic region, the following are encoded:
- the ost4 gene encoding dolichyl-diphosphooligosaccharide--protein glycosyltransferase subunit 4, with product MITDVQLAIFANMLGVSLFLLVVLYHYVAVNNPKKLE from the coding sequence ATGATTACAGACGTACAGCTAGCGATCTTTGCCAACATGTTGGGGGTATCCCTTTTCCTCCTTGTTGTCCTGTACCATTATGTTGCCGTTAACAACCCCAAGAAGCTGGAGTAA